A region from the Lolium perenne isolate Kyuss_39 chromosome 4, Kyuss_2.0, whole genome shotgun sequence genome encodes:
- the LOC127291988 gene encoding uncharacterized protein, whose translation MGLVWDWNMCGAELKKVDESVLHTANEDGERGEDDATALPEDGGDGSEDVGSGPEVDVGSDPENSGSDPEDGGGLDDSGPFGGRAVQVLAICANFPICEIIGSDWQQARYIYERREGEVQEEGMVDLVLTGPHKIFMACGYFRVKVYTDHGSGPPVITEAWDVQEDDRIKEYTRTIRAGPGSKLKITYLVIPKAIEANVEVNLKLKGLGSRSRAIYGKIKASVPHYRNKSIPLFSCERGTSLSFPSGSTSILPLSLSRIAVPSLWQLRLHIQVDLTVITYDSQEEQDKNLKFSLDFTREIVSQEREVDDDQVEVKIVWDQIY comes from the exons ATGGGTCTAGTGTGGGATTGGAACATGTGTGGAGCTGAACTGAAGAAGGTTGATGAATCGGTTCTTCACACTGCCAACGAGGATGGTGAAAGAGGCGAGGATGATGCCACAGCTCTCCCAGAGGATGGCGGGGATGGCTCTGAGGATGTCGGCAGTGGCCCTGAGGTTGATGTCGGTAGTGACCCTGAGAATAGCGGCAGTGACCCTGAGGATGGCGGTGGCCTGGATGATAGTGGACCATTTGGCGGACGTGCGGTGCAAGTGTTGGCCATTTGTGCGAACTTCCCTATCTGCGAAATCATCGGCTCTGACTGGCAGCAAGCTCGGTACATCTACGAGCGTCGCGAGGGGGAAGTACAAGAG GAAGGAATGGTCGATTTGGTGCTCACTGGGCCCCATAAAATTTTCATGGCTTGTGGTTACTTCCGCGTGAAAGTTTATACCGACCACGGGTCTGGTCCTCCTGTCATCACAGAGGCGTGGGACGTTCAAGAAGACGATAGAATTAAGGAATACACACGAACCATCCGTGCAGGCCCTGGCAGCAAGTTGAAGATCACATACTTGGTGATTCCCAAGGCCATAGAGGCCAATGTTGAGGTCAACTTAAAGTTGAAAGGCCTCGGTTCTAGAAGCCGTGCCATTTATGGTAAGATCAAGGCAAGCGTTCCTCACTACAGGAACAAAAGCATCCCGCTCTTCAGTTGTGAACGAGGGACAAGCTTGTCCTTTCCCTCTGGTTCCACATCCATTCTTCCGTTGAGCCTGTCTAGGATTGCCGTGCCATCTCTTTGGCAGCTCCGACTCCACATACAAGTGGACCTGACAGTAATCACATATGATAGTCAAGAAGAGCAGGACAAGAATTTGAAATTCAGTCTAGATTTCACCCGTGAAATTGTGAGCCAAGAAAGAGAAGTCGATGATGATCAAGTTGAAGTGAAGATAGTGTGGGACCAGATTTATTGA